One region of Strigops habroptila isolate Jane chromosome 11, bStrHab1.2.pri, whole genome shotgun sequence genomic DNA includes:
- the SNRPD3 gene encoding small nuclear ribonucleoprotein Sm D3 gives MSIGVPIKVLHEAEGHIVTCETNTGEVYRGKLIEAEDNMNCQMSNITVTYRDGRVAQLEQVYIRGSKIRFLILPDMLKNAPMLKSMKNKNQGSGAGRGKAAILKAQVAARGRGRGMGRGNIFQKRR, from the exons ATGTCGATTGGAGTGCCTATTAAAGTCCTGCATGAGGCTGAAGGCCATATTGTGACATGTGAAACCAATACAGGAGAAGTTTACCGAGGCAAACTTATTGAAGCAGAAGACAATATGAATTGTCAG atgtCCAACATAACAGTGACATACAGAGACGGACGAGTGGCACAGCTGGAACAGGTCTACATCAGAGGCAGCAAGATACGGTTTCTCATTTTACCAGATATGTTGAAGAACGCTCCTATGCTAAAGAGCATGAAGAATAAAAACCAGGGCTCTGGAGCTGGGCGAGGAAAAGCAGCTATTCTCAAAGCTCAAG tggcTGCAAGAGGAAGAGGCCGTGGGATGGGCCGTGGCAACATCTTCCAGAAGCGAAGATAA